The Amycolatopsis japonica nucleotide sequence GGGCCCATGCCCTCCATCGCGGCTTCCTTGATGTCCAGCTCGACGGGCTGGCCGTACTCGCCGACGCCGAACGGGACGCGGTAGCGGTCTCGCACCGGCCGCGGCCGCCAGGCCTGCTGGACGTCGAAGGTCATCGGGTCGCCGGGGATGCCCAGCAGTTCGAGCAGACCGGGGTTGGACAGCAGCGGCTCTTCCTCGGCGGCGTCCTGCGCGGCGGTGCCGACGCGGTACGGGGCGAGGAGCCGGGCCAGCGCTTCGGATTCGACCACGCTGAGCGTGTCCGGGCGGCCGAACCATTCGACGCCGCCGGCGCTGCGCGCGCCGAGACGGTCTTCCTCGACGACCAGCCGCAGACCACGACGGGCCGCGAGGTTGCCGATGGAGTCGGAAAGGTCGATCAGGGTGACGCCGACCAGACCCTCTTCGAGGATGATCTGCTCTTCGCGGGTGACCTCGGCGTCGTCGACGATGATGACGATGTGCGGCTGGTCCGGGGCGGGCGTCGCGTTGCGGGAGAACCGCTGGCGGTCACGGAGTTCTTCGTCGAGCCACTGCTCGATCTGCGCGAGGGAGCCCGCCATCATCCGCAGCTGGCCGATACCGTCGGCGAGCGCCGGGTGCTGGGCGTGCGGCAGCCACTTCGCCCACTCCCACTCCTCCTTGGCGCGGCCCGCCGTCGCGACCGCGATGAGGACGTCGTCGGGGCTGTGGAAGGTGACCAGCTGGGCCAGCATCGCCCGGGTCAGGCCGCGGGTGAGACCGCGGTCGCCCTGCATGCTGACCGCGGCGAACCCGCGGAGGGTGATCTGGGTCGGGAGGTCCGGGACGATCGAGTGCGCGCGGACGAACCGGCGCAGCGCGAGCGTGGCGATCGGCTCCAGCTCGTCGACCGGGCCGGTCTGCGGCGGCACGAGCCGCGTCGCGAGGCGGTGCGAGCTGCGGCCGACGCGGAGGTGGAGGAAGTCCTGGTCGTTCTGGCGGCGTTCCCACATGCGGCGGCTCGCGGCCAGCGACCACAGGGTCTGCGGGTCGGGGTGGACCCATTCGAGCGCGGCGCGCTGATCGACCATGGCCTCGCGGGCCCTGTCGCGCATCTGGCCGAGGTAGCGCAGATAGTCCTTGCGGTCCTCGTCCATCTCGGCCTTTTTGGCGCCGCCGCCCTTGCCCGCACCGCCGGCCATCATGCCGACGGTGCTGAGCACCATCATGCCGCCCATCATCATCATCATGGGATTGCGTCCACCCGTGGTGAACATGAAGACCATCATCCCGAGGGAAGCGACGATCATCACCGCGGGGAGCAGCTTCATGACGATGTTGCCCGGGATGGTGCGCGGCACCTCAGGCGGCGGTTCGAGATGCACCTCGCCGCCCGGCGGCCGCGGCGCCGCCAGGCGCGGTGACTTCTTGAACTGCAGCGTGCTCATCGAAGGACCCCTCTTCAAACTCGACGATGGCGGCCACCGTTGGTGCGCGTACGGGTGCGCGAGACAACCTATCGAACGTGGCCGGTGAAATCCGGACAACGCCGAGAACGGCCCCGACCGGGACCATACGCATTCCGGGAGTGTAGGGCTCCGGCTGCGCCGACGTGCGTTTAGCGGCCTAACTGCGATCCGGCCGCCCAGACGCCCGACGTGCGTTTCGCCCCCTAAACGCGATCCGGCGGTCTGGGGCTCCCAGGTGCCCGGGGCTCCGGCGCGTCGCGTTTAGCCCGCTAAAGTCGACGCGCCGGCAGCCGGGAGCGGGCTTCGGAGGTCGCCTCTCCTACTTTTGCCGGTCTTTTTCCGACAGTCGATGATGTGGGCACCCGGGTTCGGTATAGGTTCCCCCGGGAGCAGACTCTCAGGGCAGGGGGAAGGCAGTGGCAACGGGCACGACGGTATTCAGCAGGGTGACGGTGGTCGCGCCACGCACCCGGATCGACGTGGCTTTGCCGGCTGACGTCGCGGTGGCGGACCTGCTGCCCATGCTGTTGGAGATGGCGAAGGAGGCGACGCCGGACGGCGGCGCCCGCCATGGCGGCTGGGCGCTGGCGAAGCTGGGCGACGCGCCACTCGACCCGAGCCGGACCCTCGCGTCCCTCGGCGTCGTCGACGGCGAGCTGCTGCAGCTGCGCAAGCGCAACGAGAACCCGCCTCCCCCGCTCTACGACGACGTCGTCGACGCGATCGCCGAGTCCTCCCCGGACAGCTTCCGTCCGTGGACCAAGGAGACGGCACGCCGCTTCGGGCACGTCGCGGGCGGCCTGGCGCTGTTCTTCGCGGCCCTCGCGCTCTTCACCAGTGGCTCTTTCTACGGCGGCAACGCACTCGCCGCCGCGATCGCCGGCGGTGTCGGCGCGATCGCGTGCGTCGCGATCGGCGCGACACTGGCCAAGGCCTACCAGGCCGAGGCGACCGGTGTGCTGATCGCCGCGGCGGGCGGTCTGCCGCTGGCGTTCGTGAGCGGTTTCTACATCGTGCCGGGGCTGTCCCTGTGGGCGAACCTGCTGCTCGCGAGCACTCTCGTGATCATCGTGGCGGCGGTCTGCATCCTCGTCATCGGGCACGGGATCACCACCTTCATCGCGGCCGCGACGACGGCCACGATCTCGGCGCTGACGTTCTTGGCGGCCACGCTCATCGATACCCCGATCGCCGGGATCGCCGCCGGTGCGACCGCGTTCTCGCTGGCCTGCATCTCGATCCTGCCGCGCGCGACGATCAAGCTCGCGGCCCTCCCGACGCCTCACGTCCCCGGCAGCGCCGAAGAGCTCAAGGAAGACTCGGGCTTCCCGGACTACCGCGCCATCGAACGCCGCACCGCGGTCGCCCACGAGTACATGACCGGTCTGCTGACCGGTTGCGGCGCGGCCACGGCGCTGTTCGCGATCATCGCTTCGACGTCGCCGACGGTATTCGGCCCGATCCTCGGCGTGATCGCCACGCTGGTCCTGCTCTTGAGGGCGCGGGCGTATGCGAACGGCGCGCAGGCCATCGCCCTGCTGACCACCGGCATGGTGTCCGGCGCGGGCATCCTGCTCGGCTGGATGTGGTCGGCGAGCCCGCTGAACCGCGTTCTGTTCGTGTTCGGCGCGCTGTTGCTGATCGGTGCCGGCGCGCTCGTGGTCGGCGTGATCTTCCCGAACCAGCGTTTCTCGCCGCCGCTGCGGCGGACCGTGGAGATCTTCGAGGCCGTCTTCATCGCGACGGTGCTGCCGCTGGCGCTCGGCGTCATGGATCTCTACACGACGCTGCGCCACCTCAACTTCAAGTGACGACCCGATCGGATGATGCTCTGATGGCCGTAGCGCGGAAGTCCAGGGGGACGCGCGTCCGCCACCTCGGCCTCGCCGGACGTACCGGAACGGTGCTGCTGGCGGCCGGTATCGGTGTTCTCTCGCCGGCGTCGGTGGCTCTTCCCGCGTGGGCGCAGCAAAGCAGCGTCGCGCCGGACGCCGGTGGCTACTACGCGACCCCGCCGCCGGTGGACACGTCCAAGAGGCCGAACGACTCGGGTAAGCCGGACGAGACCTACGAGAAGAAGACCGAGTGCGTCCAGCGCAGCAAACTCGGCGGTGACCAGGTCGACATCAAGAACCGGCCCTGGGGACAGCAATACCTGCAGATCGAACGGGTGCACCAGTTGATGCGCGGTGCCAAGCAGTCAGTCGGCAAGGGCATCAAGGTCGCGGTGATCGACACCGGCGTCTACGCGCACCCGTACTTCGGAGGTCGTGTCGAATCGGGTGGTGACTACGTCGCGACGCCCGGCGGTGGCAAGGCACCGGGGCTCGAAGACTGCGACGGCCACGGCACCGAGGTCGCGGGGATCATCGCCGCGAACCCGCCCGACGCGAGCATCGGCTTCCGAGGGGTCGCGCCGGATGCCACGATCCTGTCGATCCGTCAGTCGAGTCAGAACTACGAGAAAGCGGAGAAAAAGGAAGAGCCGCCGGCCTCGTCCAACTCGGCACCGCCTTCATCGTCGAACAATCCGGGTTCGCAGCTTCCGCCGTCCTCCGGGAACGGCGCTGGAGGCGGCGCGGCGGACGGAACCGCACCCGGCCAGGACAAGGGCGGACGACAGCAGGGACAGGGCAAGACCGCGGGCACGCTGACAACGCTCGCGCAGGCCGTGGTCCGGGCTGTCGATCAAGGCTCCAACGTGATCAACATGTCGGTCGACAACTGTCGCCCGGCCACCGGAAGCATCACCAAGGGTGAGCAGGAGCTTCAGGCGGCGGTGAACTATGCCGTCGAGCGCAATGTGGTCGTCGTCGCGGCAGCGGGCAACGTCGGCGACAAGTGCCTGCAGAACGATCAGCCGGACCCCAAGTCGCCCAAGACGATCGTCACGCCGCCTTGGTTCTCCGAAGACGTGCTGTCGGTCGCAGCGATCGACGAGACCGGCGGTGTCGCGAATTTCAGCGTCAACGGGCCGTGGGTGAGTGTCGCGGCTCCGGGCACCAAGATCATCTCTCTGGACCCGGCGGAGGGTTCGAGCAGCCTGGCCAACCTGACCATCGAAGGCAACGGGCAGCCCGGTGAGATCCAGGGGACCAGCTTCGCCGCCCCGTACGTCGCAGGTGTGGCCGCACTTGTGCGCCAGAAGTTCCCAGAACTGAATGCCCGTCAAGTGATGACCCGGATCAAGGAGACGGCGCAGCACCCCGCGGCGCCGGGCGGGCGGGACAACTTCGTCGGCTTCGGCGTCATCGACCCGATCGCGGCGCTGACGGCGATCGTGCCGGCGGAGGCGGACAAGGCGAAGCCGGTTCAGCTGCCCGCGAATCTGCCGCCCGCTGACGACCGTGACCCCGCCCCGATGATCGTCGCGCTCGCCGGAACCGGCGGGGGCCTGGTGGCGCTGCTCGTCACCCTGTTCGTGGTGCACTCGGTCCGCCGCAACCGGCCGACCGCCTCACCAGGCCGCAAAACCCCGTAGCACGTGCGTTTCGCGGGCTAACCGCGATCCGGGCTCGCTTCAAACCGGCCCAGATCGCGGTTAGCCCGCGAAAGTCGCTCCGGGCCCTGGGCTCCTACTTGGCGGGCTTGGGCTTCGGGGCGGGCTTCGGCGGGGTCTCGTCCTCGCCGATCACGGGCGGGACGACCTGGCCGGGCTCACCGACCACATCGGACGGTTTCGAAGCGGGCCTGGTCTTGGACTGGTGGGCCGTCTGGCCTCCACCACCCATGCCGCCCATCCCCATCATGGGCGCCATCCCCATCGGCATCATCGACGAACCGGCACCGGCCACGCCCGATCCCTGCGTCGGCGTGGCCTGAACGGGCGCGACCTCCGGGATCAACGCCTGTCCTTGCTCGATCAGCGGTTCCTGCGATCCGGTCTGCCTGCCTTCGGCCGCCGACGGCGACGTCGACTGGTCGTCGGACGCGGCACCGGAATCGGTCTCGGCATCGGCGGAGGCCTTCTCCTGGACCGGCGCACCCGGCGCCTCGGAATCGTCGTGGAGCTTGAACTCGTCCTGCGGGTACCGATGGGTGATCTCGATACTCCGCGAGCCGGCGTCAGGATCGTCGACGCCGTCACAGAACCGCACAAAGCCCTCGAGGACGTTACGAGCGGCCTCGAAGAGCGCCTTGGCCGACTCCTGCGCCTCCTCCAGCTGCGTTCGCGCCCGCCGCACGCCGCCGACCGGCAGCATCGCGGTCTCGGAGGTCAGTTCCGCCGTGTCGACGAGGACCTCGACGAGGTCGGTCAGGATGCGACGGATCGACAGCACCAGTTCGTCGAGCGAACTCGCCAGCGTCGTGAGGGCGTCTTCGACGTCAGAGCCCGCGGCGTGGATGTCCACGATGTACGCGACGAACGCGTCGGCGTCCTTGCCGGACCACCCCGCGTCGAGACGCCCGAGGTCCTCGGAGAGCTCCTTCGAAACGTTGCCCGCGGTCTTCGCCGCTTTCCGGAGGAGGTCCGCCTCGGTCTTCAAGTCCTCCCAGCGCCCCACCAACGGGGTCAGGTAGGTCTCGACCGGATCGATCAGCCCCAGATGGCCGGACAGCTCCGAAACGAAGGCGAGATGCGGTGCCGCGGCCTCGACCAGCTCCTCCCCGCCCGAACCCGTCGCGTTTAGCGGGCTAAACGCGCTCGGGGCCGGCTCGGGGGCAGCCGGGCGGGCGGCGGCAGCCATCGGGTGCGGGATGGAATCCGTCGGGTTCTCCGATTCGGCGATCATGCGGTTCAGAGCTCCACGACGCGCTTGATCATCTGCGCTGCCTCGTCGTCGTGCCCGGCATGCCGCGCGGTCACGGTGTGCAGGGCCTCGGACGCCGACCTCAGCGCGGCCGCGCCCTCCACCAGCTGACGCCGGATGGCCTCGGCCGCACGTCCGTAGGACGCGCCGAGGCCCAATTCCTCCCCCAGCGTGCCGTGGGATTCGACGGTGACGCCCTCACCGGTCACCTCCGCGGCCGCCAGGTCGAGCTCTCCGGCGGCCGCGTCCACCCGCTTCGCATAGTCACCGACGACGTCGCCGTCGATCTTCAGGCCGGCCACTGCACCCTCCACTCACCCGATACCGCTCGGGCGTTGAGACGCTCGGGCCGTCCGGCGGGTTCCCGTGATCAGTTACCCGCCGGAGCCTGCTGCGACTGCGTGGCGACCGAACCGGCCCTGTCGTCGATCGGCACCGTGTCGAACGTCCGGAGCACGTCCTGCGTGTTCAGCGAAGCGCCGGTGGGCAGGATCCTGACGATGGCCTCGGGCGCCGGAACCCGCTTGTTGAGCCCGATCGAATCCGCCGTCACGGCGTCAGGGACGCCATAACGGATCCCTCGATCGGAGATCAGCTGGATCGGCCCCTTGTCGAAGGTCTCCTTGCCGGTCGCCGACTGGACGACGGCCGCGAGACCCGGCTCCATGTAGAAGCTGTTGATCGGCGCGCCGACCGGGCCGGGGGTACCGATCTTGACGCCGGGCGCGGATCCGTCGGCGTTCCTGCCCTTCGGCAGCTTGTCGTCGACGAACACCGCCGTGTGCCCGTCCCGAGTGGCTCCGTCGCCCGCGATGGACCAGCTCAAGCAGGAGACCCGGGAACCCTGGGTCGCGTTGAGCACCGTCGGCACGGTCTGCGGGTAGGCGTCGAGCTCGACGACCTGGGAGACCCGCGTGAGGTTGCGGATCTTGCCCAGCGGCACGGACATGACCGACGTGCTGCCGTCGTTCTTCCCGGTCTGCACGATGTCGGCGACCGCCGGCGAGATGGCCTGGATCCCTTCCTTCGTGATGAGGTAGAAGTCCTTCCGCCCTTCGGCCTGCTCCGTCGAGAAGACGTCGCCGACCTTCATGTCCTCGATCTCGTAGTTGGGCCTCTCACCCTTACCCGGGACGTCCGGGAGCTTCAGCTCCGGCACTTCGGGGATCGCGTCCAGCAGGCCCTGCGAGATACCGCGGGGCTGGTCGGACAGCTTCAGCGCGGAACGGACGGCGTTCGCG carries:
- a CDS encoding type VII secretion target encodes the protein MAGLKIDGDVVGDYAKRVDAAAGELDLAAAEVTGEGVTVESHGTLGEELGLGASYGRAAEAIRRQLVEGAAALRSASEALHTVTARHAGHDDEAAQMIKRVVEL
- the eccB gene encoding type VII secretion protein EccB codes for the protein MPSTPTTKSQVQAYQFVLRRMQSALVRRDAVMLHDPMRTHTRATIVGVVLAALGVLVFVIWGLLSPKPSVPDAGNIVIGEQSGTVYVVAGNPKKLIPTFNLASARLLIIAQSKQGAQQAGSKPSGPAQASEVKNPTVVSDEQLKSIPRGQLMGIPNGPQLMPTDTQRVSPEWGVCDEVMYDPSVPQPDLSKTETTVYAGVKQLGNRELGQNEALLAKGANGREYLIYRQTPDPNARNANAVKAEIKPDANAVRSALKLSDQPRGISQGLLDAIPEVPELKLPDVPGKGERPNYEIEDMKVGDVFSTEQAEGRKDFYLITKEGIQAISPAVADIVQTGKNDGSTSVMSVPLGKIRNLTRVSQVVELDAYPQTVPTVLNATQGSRVSCLSWSIAGDGATRDGHTAVFVDDKLPKGRNADGSAPGVKIGTPGPVGAPINSFYMEPGLAAVVQSATGKETFDKGPIQLISDRGIRYGVPDAVTADSIGLNKRVPAPEAIVRILPTGASLNTQDVLRTFDTVPIDDRAGSVATQSQQAPAGN
- a CDS encoding WXG100 family type VII secretion target — translated: MIAESENPTDSIPHPMAAAARPAAPEPAPSAFSPLNATGSGGEELVEAAAPHLAFVSELSGHLGLIDPVETYLTPLVGRWEDLKTEADLLRKAAKTAGNVSKELSEDLGRLDAGWSGKDADAFVAYIVDIHAAGSDVEDALTTLASSLDELVLSIRRILTDLVEVLVDTAELTSETAMLPVGGVRRARTQLEEAQESAKALFEAARNVLEGFVRFCDGVDDPDAGSRSIEITHRYPQDEFKLHDDSEAPGAPVQEKASADAETDSGAASDDQSTSPSAAEGRQTGSQEPLIEQGQALIPEVAPVQATPTQGSGVAGAGSSMMPMGMAPMMGMGGMGGGGQTAHQSKTRPASKPSDVVGEPGQVVPPVIGEDETPPKPAPKPKPAK
- the eccD gene encoding type VII secretion integral membrane protein EccD encodes the protein MTVVAPRTRIDVALPADVAVADLLPMLLEMAKEATPDGGARHGGWALAKLGDAPLDPSRTLASLGVVDGELLQLRKRNENPPPPLYDDVVDAIAESSPDSFRPWTKETARRFGHVAGGLALFFAALALFTSGSFYGGNALAAAIAGGVGAIACVAIGATLAKAYQAEATGVLIAAAGGLPLAFVSGFYIVPGLSLWANLLLASTLVIIVAAVCILVIGHGITTFIAAATTATISALTFLAATLIDTPIAGIAAGATAFSLACISILPRATIKLAALPTPHVPGSAEELKEDSGFPDYRAIERRTAVAHEYMTGLLTGCGAATALFAIIASTSPTVFGPILGVIATLVLLLRARAYANGAQAIALLTTGMVSGAGILLGWMWSASPLNRVLFVFGALLLIGAGALVVGVIFPNQRFSPPLRRTVEIFEAVFIATVLPLALGVMDLYTTLRHLNFK
- a CDS encoding type VII secretion-associated serine protease mycosin codes for the protein MAVARKSRGTRVRHLGLAGRTGTVLLAAGIGVLSPASVALPAWAQQSSVAPDAGGYYATPPPVDTSKRPNDSGKPDETYEKKTECVQRSKLGGDQVDIKNRPWGQQYLQIERVHQLMRGAKQSVGKGIKVAVIDTGVYAHPYFGGRVESGGDYVATPGGGKAPGLEDCDGHGTEVAGIIAANPPDASIGFRGVAPDATILSIRQSSQNYEKAEKKEEPPASSNSAPPSSSNNPGSQLPPSSGNGAGGGAADGTAPGQDKGGRQQGQGKTAGTLTTLAQAVVRAVDQGSNVINMSVDNCRPATGSITKGEQELQAAVNYAVERNVVVVAAAGNVGDKCLQNDQPDPKSPKTIVTPPWFSEDVLSVAAIDETGGVANFSVNGPWVSVAAPGTKIISLDPAEGSSSLANLTIEGNGQPGEIQGTSFAAPYVAGVAALVRQKFPELNARQVMTRIKETAQHPAAPGGRDNFVGFGVIDPIAALTAIVPAEADKAKPVQLPANLPPADDRDPAPMIVALAGTGGGLVALLVTLFVVHSVRRNRPTASPGRKTP